From the genome of Egicoccus sp. AB-alg6-2, one region includes:
- a CDS encoding alpha/beta fold hydrolase, which yields MRAREADVEGYVEHGGVKIHYEVHGTGSPTLLLLPTWTLIHRRFWKPQLAYLARHFRVVTYDGPGNGRSARPLDPAAYFHDTQCAYALAVLDATETARACIVSLSKGSYWTLALAAEHPERVLGCVFIAPSLDLADQAGARERGETGTDAPTPTLPPSAVPLGGSDPPRHWAKHDLRYMRDHHEDYLWFFFGQCFPEAHSTKQIEDCVSWGLDTTPDVLAAEQAGEKAPDRSELEQACGRVRCPVLVIHGDHDHVSPLRRAERLAALTRGQLLVLEGGGHLPAARDPVAVNLAIRRFVARLGPAPAGHLRWRRATGRSKRVLYLSSPIGLGHARRDLAIAQELRRHHPDVEVEWLAQHPVTAVLERAGETIHPASRWLANESSHIEAEAGEHDLHCFQALREMDEILVANFMLFDEVTTERDYDLVVGDEAWDVDYFLHENPELKRFAYAWFTDFVGMLPMPGSGRWPPSGSVDADVREALVASDVNAQMIEHIERFPNVRDRAIFVGNPSDVVPLRFGPDLPEIRSWTRAHYDFPGYVTGFDPAHVEDRESLRAELGYAPDEQVCLVTVGGSGVGVDLLRRTIEALPLARRHVPGLRMVVVTGPRIAADQLPRQDGLEVRSFVPELHRHLAACDLAVVQGGLTTCMELTAARRPFVYVPLRHHFEQNHHVRHRLDRYRAGRRLEYAQADPDHLAGLIAREIGREVHYRPVETDGAARAAALLADLL from the coding sequence ATGCGCGCGCGAGAGGCCGACGTCGAGGGGTACGTCGAGCACGGCGGCGTCAAGATCCACTACGAGGTGCACGGCACGGGCTCGCCCACGCTGCTCCTGCTCCCCACCTGGACGTTGATCCACCGACGGTTCTGGAAGCCGCAGCTGGCCTACCTCGCCCGCCACTTCCGGGTGGTGACCTACGACGGCCCGGGGAACGGGCGGTCGGCGCGCCCACTCGATCCCGCCGCCTACTTCCACGACACCCAGTGCGCCTACGCGCTCGCGGTCCTCGACGCGACCGAGACGGCCCGCGCCTGCATCGTGTCGCTGTCCAAGGGTTCGTACTGGACGCTCGCCCTGGCCGCGGAGCATCCCGAACGCGTGCTCGGATGCGTGTTCATCGCACCGTCGCTGGACCTCGCCGACCAGGCCGGAGCCCGGGAGCGCGGCGAGACCGGGACCGACGCCCCCACGCCGACCCTCCCGCCATCGGCCGTCCCCCTGGGCGGGAGCGATCCGCCCCGGCACTGGGCCAAGCACGACCTGCGGTACATGCGGGACCACCACGAGGACTACCTGTGGTTCTTCTTCGGCCAGTGCTTTCCCGAGGCGCACTCGACCAAGCAGATCGAGGACTGCGTCTCGTGGGGACTCGACACCACGCCCGATGTGCTGGCCGCCGAGCAGGCCGGGGAGAAGGCCCCCGACCGATCCGAACTCGAGCAGGCGTGCGGACGCGTCCGCTGTCCCGTGCTCGTGATCCATGGCGACCACGACCACGTGTCGCCGCTGAGGCGCGCCGAGCGGCTGGCCGCGTTGACGCGCGGACAGCTCCTGGTGCTCGAGGGCGGCGGCCACCTGCCCGCCGCGCGCGATCCCGTCGCCGTCAACCTCGCCATCCGACGGTTCGTGGCGCGGCTCGGACCTGCCCCCGCCGGGCACCTCCGCTGGCGCCGCGCCACCGGCCGGTCGAAGCGGGTGCTCTACCTCTCCTCACCCATCGGCCTCGGGCACGCGCGTCGGGACCTCGCCATCGCGCAGGAACTTCGCCGGCACCACCCCGACGTGGAGGTGGAGTGGCTCGCCCAACACCCCGTGACCGCCGTGCTCGAGCGAGCCGGCGAGACGATCCATCCGGCGAGTCGCTGGCTGGCCAACGAGTCCAGCCACATCGAGGCGGAGGCCGGTGAACACGACCTGCACTGCTTCCAGGCGCTGCGCGAGATGGACGAGATCCTCGTGGCGAACTTCATGCTGTTCGACGAGGTGACGACCGAGCGTGACTACGACCTCGTCGTGGGCGACGAAGCCTGGGACGTCGACTACTTCCTGCACGAGAACCCCGAGCTGAAGCGCTTCGCCTACGCCTGGTTCACCGACTTCGTCGGGATGCTTCCCATGCCGGGCAGCGGCCGCTGGCCACCCTCCGGATCGGTCGACGCCGACGTCCGTGAGGCGCTCGTGGCATCCGACGTCAACGCCCAGATGATCGAGCACATCGAACGGTTCCCCAACGTGCGCGACCGCGCCATCTTCGTCGGCAACCCGTCCGACGTCGTCCCGCTGCGGTTCGGGCCGGACCTGCCCGAGATCCGCAGCTGGACGCGCGCGCACTACGACTTCCCGGGGTACGTGACCGGCTTCGACCCGGCCCACGTCGAAGACCGCGAGTCGCTGCGAGCCGAGCTCGGCTACGCACCGGACGAACAGGTCTGCCTCGTCACCGTTGGCGGGTCGGGTGTCGGCGTCGACCTGCTACGACGGACGATCGAGGCCCTCCCCCTCGCGCGCCGGCACGTGCCGGGGCTTCGCATGGTCGTCGTCACCGGGCCACGCATCGCGGCCGACCAACTGCCTCGGCAGGACGGCCTCGAGGTGCGCAGCTTCGTCCCCGAGCTCCACCGGCACCTGGCGGCCTGCGATCTCGCCGTCGTGCAGGGCGGGCTCACGACGTGCATGGAGCTGACGGCCGCACGTCGGCCGTTCGTGTACGTGCCGCTGCGCCACCACTTCGAGCAGAACCACCACGTCCGCCATCGGCTGGACCGCTACCGGGCGGGCCGGCGGCTGGAGTATGCCCAGGCCGACCCCGATCACCTCGCCGGACTGATCGCCCGCGAGATCGGTCGGGAGGTGCACTACCGCCCGGTCGAGACCGACGGAGCCGCCCGGGCGGCCGCGCTGCTCGCCGACTTGCTGTGA
- the mddA gene encoding methanethiol S-methyltransferase — MTRSVMIVGYGVLAYLVFLGAFAYTMGFLANAFVPRGIDDGAVGAVWLAVLVDAGLLGLFALQHTVMARPAFKRWWTRFVPPALERSTFVLAASLVLILLLAQWRPLPTPVWTVEAAVPRMLLWATYALGWIVVVASTFLIDHFELFGLRQVVARARERRHTPPPFRVTLLYAFVRHPIMVGFLIVFWATPDMSQGRLLFAALGTAYIVVGVRFEEHDLRAQLGEPYRRYEAEVPRFVPRLRRRHGRGQVPVDVGASVAQDG, encoded by the coding sequence ATGACGCGCAGCGTGATGATCGTGGGGTACGGCGTGCTCGCCTACCTCGTGTTCCTGGGAGCATTCGCCTACACGATGGGGTTCCTGGCGAATGCATTCGTGCCCCGTGGCATCGACGACGGTGCGGTGGGCGCCGTCTGGCTCGCGGTGCTGGTGGATGCAGGACTGCTCGGCCTGTTCGCCCTGCAGCACACCGTGATGGCCCGCCCGGCCTTCAAGCGGTGGTGGACGCGATTCGTCCCGCCGGCGCTCGAACGAAGCACGTTCGTGCTCGCGGCGAGCCTGGTGCTGATCCTGCTGCTCGCGCAGTGGCGACCGCTGCCCACGCCGGTGTGGACGGTGGAGGCCGCGGTGCCACGCATGCTGCTGTGGGCCACCTATGCCCTCGGCTGGATCGTCGTCGTGGCGAGCACCTTCCTGATCGACCACTTCGAACTGTTCGGTCTGCGGCAGGTGGTGGCGCGTGCCCGCGAGCGCCGCCACACGCCCCCGCCGTTCCGGGTCACGCTGCTCTACGCCTTCGTGCGCCACCCGATCATGGTCGGTTTCCTGATCGTGTTCTGGGCCACGCCGGACATGAGCCAGGGTCGCCTGCTGTTCGCGGCACTCGGCACGGCCTACATCGTCGTCGGCGTGCGCTTCGAGGAGCACGACCTGCGTGCACAGCTCGGTGAGCCGTATCGCCGCTACGAGGCCGAGGTGCCCCGCTTCGTCCCGCGGCTACGTCGCCGTCACGGCCGTGGGCAGGTACCGGTGGACGTCGGCGCCTCCGTTGCGCAGGATGGTTGA
- a CDS encoding AAA family ATPase: protein MGAKRSPTSERLRFDLVGPFTVSRGGRRLPLRDLGSRKERTLLQVLLLHPDEVVSLDRIEDILWNGAPPATAKRTVASLVSRLRARLGSDLLEGAAGGYRLLMHPSLETDLCEAQRLTRVAVARLDAREPSLALSAATRALELVGSGALLADETDAPWVEPHRAALLTLRRTLRRVGWDAALLLRDHEVALQLAEAACADDPLDEEATRAVMRAAQLRGQPPVGLVAFDRLRRALAEQLGTDPSVQTLRVHTALLREESPDPVPAFGRPSVSPGEPAAGEFVGRAAELRELERRWSEAAGGRGGMVLLVGEAGVGKTRLALQLLTSAEATGGTVARVRCYEAERSLLLAPIVEVVHELVRQTPPARVRESAGAWAAALAALSPELEELLGTPARERADPEVARQRTFQAITFLVGQLAAQRPVVVFVDDLHHAGAATVELLHYIHRHTSDHRLLVLATVRAEEGRSVLADLGSTAQVLDVGRLSDRAVAALVERAGAERFLPRILALTRGHALSVVESLRALAEAGPDVAEPPVPSSLRAAVLRRVERAGPDVEHLLRTAAVLGATFDLETLAALLGLAPDAAAQRVEQAMSAGLVVEEGPRFGFSNDLTREIVYQDTPAAVRRLRHQRAAELLIGQPEAAANHAAAVGDWAAAHVAWLTAADRAAERYANRDAEELLHRAIVAGEAAADPVGIARARLGRARVREALADYQGAFEDLETAAELARGSARPELEAAALRALGGDVIVGLGRPSSDCLPYLEVGLAVAESAALGPLEVDLMGRIAVVWTNRTRFDLAAEMAERALRRARAIEDARTTAVALDAVKNVGAYTGDVARLRRVLPELEALLHETGDLTLLQWCVFESVIPPLAAANWGEADLVLARALALNRRTGHPWGSLFLAQRSWLHRARGHYGAAVDDAGSAGRAAIAGHHPWWTAFSHAMLGWVLSDAGAHEAAIATLEAGLAAVERDGMDSYLLRCVSHLALACWRAGDVCTADRHLARAARLLDQVRTPPGTAFLHAAHAYGAVARLLIAKGALAEALELLDRLRPAAERSGWVEVVASDRLLRGRARLLDGDARAARRCLDEGVRLAEQASLRPLAWEFHEALAHLERHEGDHQRTTGEEAAATVHLEVVAASIPDAGLRAGLLAVAARRRTEPSGEPAG from the coding sequence GTGGGCGCGAAGCGGTCGCCGACGTCCGAACGCCTGCGCTTCGACCTCGTCGGCCCGTTCACGGTGTCCCGCGGCGGCCGCCGGCTGCCGCTGCGGGACCTCGGCAGCCGCAAGGAACGGACGTTGCTGCAGGTCCTGCTCCTGCACCCCGACGAGGTGGTGTCGCTGGACCGCATCGAGGACATCCTCTGGAACGGTGCCCCACCCGCGACGGCGAAGCGCACCGTCGCGAGCCTCGTCAGCCGCCTGCGTGCGCGGCTCGGCAGCGATCTCCTCGAGGGCGCCGCAGGCGGATACCGGCTGCTGATGCATCCGTCGCTCGAGACGGATCTGTGCGAAGCGCAACGGCTGACACGGGTCGCCGTCGCACGTCTCGACGCGCGGGAACCTTCGCTCGCCCTGTCCGCGGCGACCCGTGCACTGGAGCTCGTCGGCAGCGGCGCGCTGCTCGCCGACGAGACCGATGCGCCGTGGGTCGAACCGCACCGTGCCGCGCTGCTCACCCTGCGCCGTACGCTGCGGCGGGTCGGCTGGGACGCGGCCCTGCTGCTGCGTGACCACGAGGTCGCACTCCAGCTCGCCGAGGCCGCCTGCGCGGACGACCCCTTGGACGAGGAGGCGACGCGGGCCGTGATGCGCGCGGCCCAGCTGCGCGGTCAACCGCCCGTCGGGCTCGTCGCGTTCGATCGGCTCCGGCGTGCGCTGGCGGAACAGCTGGGCACCGACCCGTCGGTGCAGACGCTACGGGTCCACACGGCGCTCCTGCGCGAGGAGTCGCCGGACCCGGTGCCCGCGTTCGGTCGACCATCGGTCTCCCCCGGAGAGCCTGCGGCTGGCGAGTTCGTCGGCCGGGCCGCCGAACTGCGCGAACTCGAGCGTCGATGGTCCGAGGCCGCCGGGGGCCGGGGTGGGATGGTGCTGTTGGTCGGGGAAGCCGGCGTCGGCAAGACCCGACTGGCCCTGCAACTGCTGACGTCCGCCGAGGCCACCGGCGGCACCGTCGCGCGGGTGCGGTGCTACGAGGCGGAGCGCTCGCTGTTGCTGGCACCGATCGTCGAGGTGGTGCACGAGCTCGTCCGGCAGACGCCGCCAGCGCGCGTCCGGGAGTCGGCCGGGGCCTGGGCCGCCGCCCTGGCCGCGCTCTCGCCGGAGCTCGAGGAGCTCCTCGGAACTCCCGCACGCGAGCGCGCAGACCCCGAGGTCGCGCGGCAACGGACCTTTCAGGCCATCACCTTCCTCGTCGGACAGCTCGCCGCCCAGCGGCCGGTGGTGGTCTTCGTCGACGACCTGCACCACGCCGGGGCGGCGACCGTCGAGCTGCTGCACTACATCCATCGGCACACCAGCGACCACCGGCTGCTCGTGCTGGCCACCGTCCGCGCCGAGGAGGGCCGGTCGGTGCTCGCCGACCTCGGTTCGACCGCGCAGGTCCTCGACGTGGGGCGACTCTCGGACCGGGCCGTCGCCGCGCTCGTCGAGCGGGCCGGTGCCGAGCGGTTCCTGCCACGCATCCTCGCGCTCACGCGCGGGCACGCACTCTCGGTCGTGGAGTCGCTGCGCGCGCTGGCCGAGGCCGGACCCGACGTCGCCGAACCGCCCGTGCCGTCGTCGCTGCGCGCGGCGGTCCTGCGACGGGTCGAGCGTGCCGGTCCCGACGTCGAGCACCTGCTCCGCACGGCCGCGGTGCTCGGGGCGACCTTCGACCTCGAGACGCTGGCGGCACTGCTCGGGCTCGCACCCGACGCAGCGGCCCAGCGGGTCGAGCAGGCGATGTCGGCCGGGCTCGTGGTCGAGGAGGGACCGAGGTTCGGGTTCAGCAACGACCTGACGCGTGAGATCGTGTACCAGGACACGCCCGCTGCGGTTCGACGACTGCGCCATCAGCGCGCCGCCGAGCTGCTGATCGGCCAACCGGAAGCGGCCGCGAACCACGCGGCAGCCGTGGGCGACTGGGCCGCGGCACACGTGGCCTGGCTGACCGCAGCCGACCGCGCCGCCGAGCGCTACGCCAACCGGGACGCCGAGGAACTGCTGCACCGGGCCATCGTCGCCGGCGAGGCCGCCGCCGACCCCGTCGGCATCGCCCGTGCCCGGCTCGGCCGCGCCCGGGTCCGGGAGGCCCTGGCCGACTACCAGGGTGCCTTCGAGGACCTGGAGACCGCCGCGGAACTCGCGCGCGGAAGCGCCCGGCCGGAGCTGGAGGCCGCCGCGCTCCGCGCACTCGGTGGTGACGTCATCGTCGGGTTGGGTCGACCCTCCTCCGACTGCCTGCCCTACCTCGAGGTGGGACTCGCGGTGGCCGAGTCGGCCGCCCTGGGACCGCTCGAGGTCGACCTGATGGGCCGGATCGCGGTCGTGTGGACCAACCGGACCCGGTTCGACCTCGCGGCGGAGATGGCCGAGCGTGCCCTGCGCCGCGCGCGAGCGATCGAGGACGCGCGGACGACGGCGGTGGCACTCGACGCCGTCAAGAACGTGGGCGCCTACACCGGCGACGTGGCGCGACTGCGTCGCGTCCTGCCCGAACTCGAGGCGCTGCTGCACGAGACCGGCGACCTGACGCTGCTGCAGTGGTGCGTCTTCGAGTCGGTCATCCCGCCGTTGGCGGCGGCCAACTGGGGAGAAGCCGACCTGGTGCTGGCGCGCGCGCTCGCCCTGAACCGCCGTACCGGCCACCCGTGGGGATCGTTGTTCCTCGCCCAACGTTCCTGGCTGCACCGCGCCCGCGGCCACTACGGGGCAGCCGTCGACGATGCCGGGAGCGCGGGTCGGGCCGCGATCGCGGGGCACCACCCCTGGTGGACGGCGTTCTCGCACGCCATGCTCGGGTGGGTGCTGAGTGACGCGGGTGCGCACGAAGCGGCGATCGCCACCCTCGAGGCGGGTCTGGCAGCCGTCGAACGGGACGGCATGGACAGCTACCTGCTGCGGTGTGTCAGCCACCTCGCGCTCGCCTGCTGGCGGGCGGGCGACGTCTGCACGGCGGACCGTCATCTCGCCCGCGCAGCACGGTTGCTCGACCAGGTGCGAACCCCCCCGGGCACGGCCTTTCTCCATGCGGCCCACGCCTATGGTGCGGTCGCTCGGCTGCTGATCGCGAAGGGAGCGCTCGCCGAAGCGCTCGAACTGCTGGACCGGCTGCGACCGGCCGCGGAGCGGTCCGGTTGGGTCGAGGTGGTCGCCAGCGACCGCCTGCTCCGCGGACGAGCGCGGCTGCTGGACGGCGACGCCCGAGCGGCACGCCGGTGCCTCGACGAGGGCGTCCGCCTGGCGGAGCAGGCATCCCTGCGCCCGCTCGCCTGGGAGTTCCACGAGGCGCTTGCCCACCTCGAGCGACACGAGGGTGACCACCAGCGGACCACCGGCGAGGAGGCGGCTGCGACGGTCCACCTCGAAGTCGTCGCCGCCTCGATCCCCGACGCCGGTCTGCGGGCAGGGCTGCTAGCCGTCGCTGCCCGCCGCCGCACCGAGCCCAGCGGTGAACCTGCCGGCTGA
- a CDS encoding class I SAM-dependent methyltransferase has translation MTTITEDVDPMGTQPSLTPAAAYQAYYGPAIFEPLASILLSRARPSPGESVLDVACGTGIATRRVAVSVGTTGRVVGVDVNPAMLDVARAVTSETDLTVEWQHGDGTALPLPDAAFDLVLCQQGLQFFPDRDAGAREMRRVLRVGGRAVIAVWQGLEHHPLFAALADAELPELARFDVQASYGDLVAPFSFGDAAVLRDLLVAAGFRQVEVVQASVVARFPDPDRFVERLEYAYAAVVPAFAEDPAAFAGYLEAVDRRTRDVVDRHRDGDHVVIPMQTNIAIARG, from the coding sequence ATGACGACCATCACCGAGGACGTGGATCCCATGGGCACCCAGCCGTCGCTCACTCCCGCCGCGGCCTATCAGGCCTACTACGGTCCGGCCATCTTCGAGCCGCTGGCTTCCATCCTGCTCTCGCGCGCGCGGCCGTCACCGGGCGAATCCGTGTTGGACGTCGCCTGCGGCACGGGGATCGCCACGCGGCGAGTCGCAGTGAGCGTCGGAACCACCGGGCGGGTCGTCGGTGTCGACGTGAACCCGGCCATGCTGGACGTGGCCAGGGCCGTCACCTCGGAGACCGACCTCACGGTCGAGTGGCAGCACGGCGACGGAACCGCGCTGCCGCTGCCCGACGCCGCCTTCGACCTGGTCCTCTGCCAGCAGGGGCTGCAGTTCTTCCCGGACCGGGATGCGGGGGCGCGCGAGATGCGACGGGTGCTCCGCGTGGGGGGACGCGCCGTGATCGCCGTCTGGCAGGGCCTCGAGCACCATCCGTTGTTCGCCGCGCTCGCCGACGCCGAGCTTCCGGAGCTGGCGCGTTTCGACGTGCAGGCCTCGTACGGCGACCTGGTCGCCCCCTTCTCCTTCGGCGACGCGGCGGTGCTCCGCGACCTGTTGGTGGCGGCCGGCTTCCGGCAGGTCGAGGTGGTGCAGGCGTCCGTCGTGGCCCGCTTTCCCGACCCCGACCGCTTCGTCGAACGCCTCGAGTACGCCTACGCCGCCGTCGTACCCGCCTTCGCCGAGGACCCCGCCGCGTTCGCCGGCTACCTCGAGGCCGTCGACCGGAGGACGAGAGACGTCGTCGACCGCCACCGGGACGGCGACCACGTCGTCATCCCGATGCAGACCAACATCGCCATCGCGCGCGGGTGA
- a CDS encoding GNAT family N-acetyltransferase: MRAPVTEVSTPPPALQRERSIATLVVAFADDPVIRWFLPDAPSYLRRFPELLDLFAETALQAGDVDVAGQDAGAALWHAPDAQLDDKRLVGLMYATVAPERRPAAFGMLEQMAEHHPTEPHWYLPFIGVDPTCQGQGHGSRLLEQGLARSDRDRLPAYLEASSPRNRALYERHGFVAFAELQVADSPPLWPMLRLPA, from the coding sequence ATGCGCGCCCCCGTCACCGAAGTATCCACCCCGCCGCCCGCCCTCCAACGGGAGCGGAGCATCGCGACCCTGGTCGTGGCCTTCGCCGACGACCCCGTCATCCGCTGGTTCCTTCCGGACGCGCCCAGCTACCTGCGCCGCTTCCCGGAGCTGCTCGACCTGTTCGCCGAGACGGCCCTGCAGGCGGGTGACGTCGATGTCGCCGGCCAGGATGCCGGCGCCGCGTTGTGGCACGCACCCGACGCGCAACTCGACGACAAGCGGCTCGTCGGCCTGATGTACGCGACGGTCGCTCCCGAGCGTCGCCCTGCGGCGTTCGGCATGCTCGAACAGATGGCGGAGCACCATCCCACCGAACCGCACTGGTACCTGCCTTTCATCGGGGTCGACCCCACGTGTCAGGGGCAGGGGCACGGCTCGCGGTTGCTCGAGCAGGGCCTGGCGCGGAGCGATCGCGACCGCCTTCCGGCCTACCTCGAGGCCAGCAGCCCCAGGAACCGGGCGCTCTACGAGCGCCACGGCTTCGTCGCCTTCGCCGAGCTCCAGGTGGCCGACTCACCGCCGCTGTGGCCGATGCTCCGGCTGCCCGCATGA
- a CDS encoding carboxymuconolactone decarboxylase family protein, translating into MTTTARPTSEVEAEIKDTLGLVPSFFSTLPEDTLDHEWQLFRRMELGETVIPNKYKELLMLAVHAETRCRYCTLFHTEAAKLFGATEEEIQEAVHLAKYTVGWSVYLNGMREDEGRFAEELAQIGEHLSA; encoded by the coding sequence ATGACGACGACCGCACGACCGACGAGCGAGGTGGAGGCCGAGATCAAGGACACGCTCGGGCTCGTCCCGAGCTTCTTCAGCACGCTGCCGGAGGACACGCTCGACCACGAGTGGCAGCTGTTCCGGCGGATGGAACTCGGCGAGACCGTCATCCCCAACAAGTACAAGGAACTGCTGATGCTGGCGGTCCACGCGGAGACGCGGTGCCGCTACTGCACCCTGTTCCACACCGAAGCCGCGAAGTTGTTCGGCGCCACCGAGGAAGAGATCCAGGAAGCGGTCCACCTCGCCAAGTACACGGTCGGGTGGAGCGTCTATCTCAACGGCATGCGCGAGGACGAAGGCCGGTTCGCGGAGGAGCTGGCCCAGATCGGCGAGCACCTCAGCGCCTGA